The following proteins come from a genomic window of Triticum aestivum cultivar Chinese Spring chromosome 6A, IWGSC CS RefSeq v2.1, whole genome shotgun sequence:
- the LOC123131093 gene encoding protein BZR1 homolog 3 codes for MASRVPTWRERENNRRRERRRRAVAANIFHGLRARGGYALPKHCDNNEVLKALCDEAGWTVEPDGTTYRKGSKPVTAEGTNPMVRSGSPSPCSSHQVSPRASFPTSGTSSHTTLGGGRGSCYEGGSLIPWLKNLSSGSGFASSSKFPRYSPHSYYFSGGSISAPVTPPSGSPRRMPCLNAGWGEYPSAQVQPPWVGAGGSGYDDYASLPNSTPSSPRGGQGVGPDPAAWLSGFQISSAGPSSPTYSLMAPSNPFRVSGEMAAATASSSRMRTPCQSGTCSPVALAVHGDVQMGARAEDDFEFGSGGRPVSVNAWEGERIHEVCASDEPELDLTLGLGSSNTRASALN; via the exons ATGGCGTCGAGGGTGCCGACGTGGAGGGAGCGGGAGAACAACCGGCGGCGCGAGCGGCGCCGGCGCGCGGTGGCCGCCAACATCTTCCACGGGCTGCGCGCCCGCGGCGGCTACGCGCTCCCCAAGCACTGCGACAACAACGAGGTGCTCAAGGCGCTCTGCGACGAGGCCGGCTGGACCGTCGAGCCCGACGGCACCACCTACCGCAAG GGTTCCAAGCCTGTAACAGCAGAAGGTACCAACCCGATGGTCCGGTCGGGCTCCCCAAGCCCGTGCTCGTCGCACCAGGTGAGCCCGCGGGCCTCCTTCCCGACCTCCGGCACGTCCTCGCATACCACGCtcggcggcggccgcggcagctGCTACGAGGGCGGTTCCCTCATCCCTTGGCTCAAGAACCTCTCCTCCGGCTCCGGGTTCGCGTCCTCTTCCAAGTTCCCGCGATACTCGCCCCACTCGTACTACTTCAGCGGTGGCTCCATCAGCGCGCCGGTGACCCCGCCGTCGGGCTCGCCGCGGCGCATGCCCTGCCTCAACGCGGGATGGGGCGAGTATCCGAGTGCCCAGGTCCAGCCTCCATGGGTCGGCGCCGGCGGCAGCGGCTACGATGATTACGCCTCTCTCCCCAACTCCACGCCGTCGAGCCCCCGCGGAGGCCAGGGCGTCGGTCCAGACCCGGCCGCCTGGCTCTCCGGCTTCCAGATATCGTCGGCCGGCCCGTCGTCTCCGACCTACAGCCTCATGGCTCCTTCGAACCCCTTCCGAGTCTCCGGGGAGATGGCAGCGGCCACCGCGAGCTCTTCGAGGATGCGCACCCCGTGTCAGAGCGGGACGTGCTCGCCGGTGGCGCTGGCGGTCCATGGCGATGTCCAAATGGGGGCCCGCGCGGAGGATGACTTCGAGTTCGGGAGCGGCGGGAGGCCGGTGTCGGTGAATGCGTGGGAGGGGGAGCGCATCCACGAGGTGTGCGCCTCGGATGAGCCTGAGCTGGACCTCACCCTCGGGCTCGGGAGCTCCAACACCCGCGCAAGCGCACTGAACTGA